One Deinococcus sp. LM3 genomic region harbors:
- a CDS encoding DUF5063 domain-containing protein translates to MRRVHAALLERGDCTPGELADLLDGLRREVQALPFGVPDADDLPREAYRDLRASIAGAWPELGFYDPATGRALGHCDLPAEIGDALDDLTDLALDLRTALALADTDEADALAWLRFSHDSHWGDHVQDVTWHLRWLG, encoded by the coding sequence GTGCGCCGGGTTCACGCGGCCCTTCTGGAACGGGGGGATTGCACGCCCGGCGAACTGGCCGACCTGCTCGATGGGTTGCGGCGGGAAGTTCAGGCGCTGCCCTTCGGCGTCCCAGACGCTGATGACCTGCCGCGCGAGGCGTACCGCGACCTGCGCGCCTCTATCGCCGGGGCGTGGCCGGAACTCGGCTTCTACGACCCGGCCACCGGCCGCGCCCTGGGCCACTGCGACCTCCCCGCCGAGATCGGCGACGCGCTGGACGACCTGACAGACCTCGCCCTTGACCTGCGCACGGCTCTCGCGCTGGCCGACACGGACGAGGCCGATGCGCTGGCGTGGCTGCGCTTCTCCCACGACTCTCACTGGGGCGACCACGTACAGGACGTCACGTGGCACCTGCGCTGGCTGGGCTAG